The DNA sequence AGAAGTCTAAAAGTAGCACATATCGACGTTGCACTCAAAGTAAGAAGTCGCATCAGAGAGCAGCAACATTATCCACAGCATTCTTCTGGCTAGCGGGCTTTTCATTGTCATGTTATCTCAGCATAGGTGATGGGATTctgaaaatcaaacaaaaaaaaatatagtttaaCATTGGGTCAATTACATCACACTCATTTTTTGTCCAAATCTAATGAATAATTcaaaaactttcaaatgcaATTCATAGATACTATAATTTCAAAACACCTCTTCTATCCTGAGCATGTTCTTAATGTCTGAATTAAAGTatctttggtgagcataatgcCACAAATGTCAGGTTGATACAACTGCCCTAATAACACAATTAAGAAAAAAGCCTCATAAAAAGGTGAAATTCTTACAAAGAAAACCTTATTATTAAAACCtggttattaaaaataatagaatTATAAGAATACTTATTAAAGCATCACTGCTTATTAACTTaagataaagaaaaataaagaaaacaaatgatATCATCCCTTATGACTGTATGTCCATATTctcttaaaaaattacaaagacgagataattaattaaattaaattaaaattatgacaaGAACTTTTTGAAAAACACACTGTCAGGACTCTGGGCTGATCCGGGTcttttctgtttgtgttttgtggTTGCAATGTGCTTCTAGTACATGGCTTCTCTTTGTTTTGTGTACCATGTGCTCCTTTGTTGTTTATGTCTTAGCCCCACCCACTCATTTCCTTTTTATTAGTCTATTTGCCTCACCTGTTGACTCTTTTTACTCTCTTAGTTTGCTGCCCTACTTATTTCCCTTGTATGTGCCAGATAGTTGTTTGCCTCTGTGCTCATAACATCCAGTTAATGTTTTTGTCAGGTGTCcagtcttgtttttttgttttgctccaGGATTCTCTGCCTGTTCTGCATTCCCTTTAAGTCTACCCCTGCCTGGCTTAGTCTGCCTGATCTGGCCTTCTTGGGACCCTTAGGTTTTCTTCTCTTGACCTGGTTCTAATAGCCTGGACTGTTGGATCTCACACTTTCTCCTGCCCTGGGCCACCAAGCATAcctgcctgtttcctggattgTCCAGTTGTCAACTTTTGCCTCTTTGTGGTCTGTGAGCAGCCTGCCCTCCAATCTGCCCATCCTCTGGTTCTGCCTGGCTCTGGCCCTTGCCTGCCCCGACATCAGTAACAGCCTACcacttctgtttttgtttttgttttttgtgtttttttttgttttttttccccccctgcTACTCAgcaactattttttttccaggctAAGGATTGTTTTTGTTCTGGCCTTCTTGGGCCAGATTTTGCTGAGTTTTGCCTTTACTATTCCTTTGCATTTGGGTTATCTCTCTGTTACTGGTCCTGACACACATTCAAGGTGTAAATATAAcactaattactaataaactgtggtaaatatgttaatatagtATTTTTACTTGGTCACTCTACATTTTAGATTCCTTAAATAGCACACTACATTTTTAGATGCCTTAAAATTTGCTTGAAAATAGTATAaagttatagttttttttttttaattagaataaagtatatagtttatatatatatatatatatatatatatatatatatatatatatatatatatatatatatatatatatatatatatatatatatggtaattGAGACTTGAGGAATGTTAACAGCTGCTTTTCACAGGTGCTTTTCTACCTCTCCATCTCACTGCAAAGTTAAAGAACTGTGCACACTTTTCTAAGGCTTTGGGAATAAGTAATAACTACCTTAAAGATTAATGATGTATCCTTGAAATAACCAAGTCTGGTGTGAGTGCTAGCCATGCATTGCAGGTGCATATGTCTTGGGCTTATACGTAATCTTGATGAACTGCCTCACAGAGCCCCTGGGCTCACCCTTATATGAATCCAAAATGAATCCTGGGAAGTCATATTGAACTATTAATCAAATATGGGCGGGACTCCTGTTGATTGTGATGAATAATGGAGTTCAAAGGCAACAATATCTGCTACCGGACTGTGGGTTCATGACCTCATGGGGACAGGCTACCTGTTGAATATTGTATGGCAGATCTGTTGAACAATGCTGTTGAATACTGAAATAATCAGCAGTGTATGTCTGATCTGTGATTTTATAATTAGCTCTCTGAGGTGTCAATGGATTGAGGATGGAAAGTGAAGTGGAAAACATTGGATTTAAAAGCCTGATTCATGCAACCTGGAaatcaacaacaacagaaaggtGTGCATATCTAATTCATAATTTTGGTTCAAAGGCAGAAAGTGGAAATGATAATGAATATTCAGCTGCATGTGCCTATTTTTTCTGACACTGGAAGATAAACCCACTGACTAACTCTGATCTCTTGTGACACAGATACAAGAAATTCTGGCCTGCGGCAAATGAGCCGAATGAACATACTGAAAAGAAATAATGGGATTTACTAGGGAAGAACATTTAACATTCAGAACATAATATTCAGTGTCCAAAGGCTGTTCAATGTGATGGCTGTCATCAAAAGTATTTATTCTTGAAGGAACTGAAGTGGACAGAGATTAAGTTCAGTACTCAAAAAAATAAGCTAAAAGAAAAGCTCTGTTTATCAAACAGCCATATTCCTTGTGATTTCATCTATGATCTTTGACATTTTTAAGCCCCTTtacaaaatatgtgtgtgtttaatacCATTCAAGGTTTTATATTCATAACCATGCAGTAAgagttaaaaaatgtaatgctgCAAAAACTGAAAATTGCCACAGGGAAACTCATAAGATGACCCACATAAAGCTGACATCTTGTTTTGCAAATTTTAAAGTGTGAATGAATTATCTTGTTGGAGACATATGTAAGAAGCTCATCTATATTAGAGTAAAGGACCTTTCAAACCGAGGgcaataactataacgataactataaagattaATAATCTATGAGAATAGCAAAAGTCCATGCCACAAATAATGAAAACGACACAGAGGAAAGATACTATTGGAATCACATTCAAAAGAATTTTTttcccagctgatgaacgataaaaactatgacagccaatcagaatccacccgaATTTAAGAAGCTCGATTTTTAATGAATGGCTATTAATGCATCTGTTCTGACCGACACAAACATGCCATCACATGTCATCAATGTGACAGATTTTTACAGAGAGATATTCTAATCTCTTTTCCATTGCACTGTGAAAAAATTGGTCAATTTGTGcagtggtggacgaagtacacaaatcaagtacttgagttattgagtaaaagtacagatacactaataaaatattaccaaTAAAAGTTTTAAGTACTCCTTTCCaattttacttgagtaaaagtacaaaagtacttgatttttaatatactaaattaatattaataaaaagtactgattgataaatgtttgttttgtaattttatatacttatatacttttacattttatattatatattttatataatccttCTGCTCAAAATACCTGGGGAAGGGGGAATAGCTGGGTCTAACatcattatgaattattataaattgtcaAGTAGACAGCACTAGTCAGTAAAAAAGATTAGTGGATGCAGatacataatatgtaatgtgtgttgaaaaacaataaaaacagattttaatgctaaatgcataacattttaaaatgaaagctaTGCAAACACAAATTTTATTAAGTCAGACTTGTAAattcagtaaaataaaaaaataaaaaataaaaaaaagattcagtTCGTTCACAAAATGTGGTGGAGTAAAAAGCATGATAAaatgctttggaatgtagtgaagtaaaagtttcTTGAAATAagtacagaaaaatatacttaagtacagtaacaaagtaaaaatactttgttactGTCCACCTCTGGATTTGCGTTTTGGTCACATGCCCAGAGCTCCtgttgttacaaaaaattacgACTTGGTGGCGTTCACGAACAGAGTTTTTTGCTAAGCGACACTGAATATAACAATCCAGAATCAGCTCTCGTCACTGTactcttattttgaattgtCTTGTAGAGAATAGAAAAATCTGAAACGCTGTTTGAAAATGTGTAAATACTACTTGACTTCTCTGTGACAAACAGCTGTCAGAAAAGGAAAGTTGTGCAgtgctgctttgtgtacagGAGTAACCGTTGTATTTCTGCTTTTCTATAAGCGACACCTACTTCAGAGATTTTACGTTCAATCAACTAAAGACAAATCACATGTGAAAAgtggacagaattttcatgtaaaacatttgtaatgataaACAGGCCTTAATTCTGTTAATAATCTCATTTTGGATAGTAAACAGACACTAACTATAATAAGGCATTTTATTAATGTCTCAATTTTATTAATGATTCTAGTGTACATGAAGGCTTGAGGTTGAATACCTGGGATGCTATGTATTTCTCCATGGTGTGCTCCATCCTGGGCTGAGTGATCATGGGACCACTGGACACACTCTCCTCCGGCGGTATCTCATCCAGTAAGGGCTTCCCTTTGAAATTTTTCACCACACACACCACCTAACACAAGAACGCCCATAGGGAAAaggaaggaaagagagaaaagagggAAGTTTTACACCTCTGAAAGGCTTTTTgtagcacacatacacatgtatGGCTCTTCTCAAGCTGTAAATGATGATTTATGTAAGTCTTAAAAGGGCAAAAATGCTCGCATGACTTGTTGCCCAAAGTAAAAAGGCTCTGTGCTCTTTCGAGAGAGAGGAAACATGCGAGTCCATGTCCTGGAGGAGATTCATCCATTATCGGACCAAAATGAGTACTTTCAATGAGACACTACAGGCAATGCTCTGCTAGAATGCAGCATAACGCAAGAGAGGGTTTCAGCGGAGGACATCTCAGGGCATTCTCATTCCCGGAGCCATAAGTTGAACTAAACAGATGGAGGAATTAATTTTCTGTGCTGTGTGTGCTGCCCTTACCATTTACAAAACCGTACAGCAGCACTGAACAATTTTGTCCAATTTTACTTAGGTAATGTCACTAAGGTAGCACTGTCCTCTTGGCTAATATAGCTGTGATTTTATCACAACAAAAAGAATGGCTTATGATAGTATTAGAATTATCAGAACTGGTTGAAAATGATATCAGTAATGTTTTGTACCATATGCCACTAAAAGTGATTAGGAATTTATAGATGTCATGCCgctacttttttttgtaaagaaaacttAAGTAAATACTCAATTACTGCCAGTTACATTGATACGCCATTAGTGTTCATAGGTGAGTCAATGTATCATTCACTGaattgatttgttcaaaaaactGATTCATGTAACTGAAATTCATGAAAACATATAactggctgcatccgaaagcCAAGATTAACACACCTATCCTGAGGTAGACCCTGAGGGGGGGAGGTCAGACACAGACAAGCTGCGGGGGGCCCTGTCAGCACAACACACCCCCACACCAAAGGCCCTACATGTAATGTACGATCACATGGAGAGGAGTTTTGAATACCAGTGAAGCGACGTAACTGACATTGGTAGGTCCATTGATGCATGGCAAATGAAGTATGTCCGGACTAAATTCATACTACTCACATTCATACTATTTTAACCGGTCGCAAAGTAAGTACTTGTTCAAAAtcagtacctactcaagagagtatgcgatttcggatgctgTCTTTaagaatgagtcattgaattattcactccAATTCAGATTCAAACTCAGATTCAGTGAGGAATtaaacaagtgactgtctttatgggtgagtcattgaataattTACTCAGTCAATTAATTCAAAACACTAATTAAAAACCGAAATAAGCGagtatatttatatgtgaatcattaaatcattcactcTGGAACTCTGGAGCACtaattcattcaggaatcaAACACCACTACTGTGTATTACCTAGAGACGTTCTGCTTTGCCTTACTCCTGGTAATATTCAGAACAAAACAGCCCTCTTGTGTGTATGGCACtgcttaaatattttattattctgacacaaataaaaggtaaaaatctGAACTATTCTCATGTCGTGACAATGTCaacaggaaaaaacaaaacaaaaaaaacattattgagcCCTGAGCTGAACTCCATTGCAAAACAAACTGCTAGGGAAGGAAAACAGACATTAGAAAGCATACTACAATGCATTTACTTGAGCACAAGCTGTTGTTCCCCACTACTGCCTCCTTTCTGATGATGTGATGTTTAAGAGATTTGATCTGACCATGACTTTGATGTCTATATTCACCTTCCTCCCTGCACCCCCTCCCCCAACCCACCCTAACAGCAGAAATAGGTCAGTGCATATCTCATACAGTATGACTAAAGCaccacaaaatataaaacattcacGCTTCCACAAACTCACTCGCAATGCTGTTATGCCTAATGTGAGGAAAGCACGCATGAGCTCATGTGTGACCTTCCTCTAAAGCTCACAATGAGTTTCTCATCTTCACTGTGCACTCTTCAAACAAAAGTGTGCCCAGCACAGTACAAACTGTTGTGTTTTGTTGAAGAGGAAGCCACACATGTGCCCTATCCTGTGGCCTGACCTAATTACCTAGCCATATGTCACATTTCTTCTTGAGTGTAACATTACTTTATGAATCACCAaattttttcatataaataacGCACATatagtttttaatgtatttcttGCTTTTACTGAGAAATATAACAGAAATATTTTCTCTTAGTATGTAGGCATATGCAGTGTGTGTGATGTTCAAAAGTCTGCATAAGATCAGTAGTTTGCTGCTATGTGACTTATTTACATTTCAGATAGCTTGAAGGCAACTCAGTGCCGCAGATCCCTCCAAACTGTATGTAAAGATTTGATGTGTACTGTAAAAATTTGTGCTCAGTAAGGCACTATCAATAAAAGTCTGAGGCATTTAAATTGGATTTTGAAGAGAAGCTTGCGTTTCTGTTAAAGTACTACTAAAATATTCAGTATAATAATGATTGTTGTTTATAATTTGTCTaaatcaggtgtcttcaaactTTTTGATGCCCACTTTTCCAACACCGCTTAGAAACGTTTGCCTGATTACAGTACATACAGTAACATAAGACCAGATTAAAAAGGAGTTGCAATGAAACTTTTGCTTTTGCTGTTCCCCAACACattatttgaaacagtttttattttattgtgtcaCATTTTTGGTGACTTCATAGGCACTTAGATTTGTGCATTTAGTAATATAACCTTTAGATAACATAATTTGCATGTTTTATCAatcacaaaatacaaaaatgcaaaaggaACAACATTGCATAATACtattttcacattattttgtactactgttcaaaagtttggggtcaataagatgtttttttcaacattgataataataatgtttcttgagcagcaaatcagcatattagctttatcatcacaggaataaattactttttaaaatattattcaaatagaaaacagttattttgaattataataatatttcacaatattactgttttactgtattttgttcATCACGATTTGTTAGGCATGATcatttgagcataagagacttctcccaaaaacataaaaaaaaaaaaaaaaaaatcttaccgaccccatacttttgaacggtagtgtataatctACAGTGCTATAActaaacataatattaataaaaggaATTCACAAATAAGAACAAACAGTTCATTAGAAACACTCAGtacttgtgtatttaaatatcaactatttatatacacatatgcatttaaaaatgagcTGAATTTGTATCAGTGTATGTTCTCAAATGTGACCTCACCATAAAGACGGCGATGGCTCCACCGATGATGAAGCCAGCAATGACATCAGACCAGTGGTTGCGGTACTCGACCACTCGATTAATCCCAGTTAGGAAGGCCAGACACATAAGCCCCAGAGAGAGCACCGGCTTGGCCAGCCGTGTCCCTTTGGCCTTCACCGAGCATGTGATGTACATCTGAGGAAGAACAGAGCACTCTGTAATACATCTTCATTCTAACCACTGTGTAAACGCTTTTCATAGTTCATTCATTCTCTGTTCACGTGTGGATATGTTTGTCTGAATATACACAGGTTTCCTTTTAACTGTTTAAACATTGGCTTTCACACTAACAAACTGCACTCTAATATGCACCAATTACTCAGTGAACGcaaacatttgaatgtgtttgatGCTGCCGACATCCAGGTGCTCttaaaatttaattcatttgcATGGTTCAGCTACATTGTTTCACTTATCCAAGACATTGGCATTGACTGGAAGGGTGGCATTTGAAGGCTAGTCTGGTATTTGAAGAAAACCTGCATTCCTTTAGTCTAGAATCAAGCACTAGGGGAAAGAGGGAAGGTGGACAAAGGCGGGGTGGGGGGTGTTCTTGAATTCATCTCACTGGTTTGATCAAGTACAACTCTTAATGTTTTGAACAGAGAGCACCAGTGGCATTCAGACAGACGTTATTCTACCAAGCTTCCATTTAACTGTTCCTGTGGAAGCTCACGtattaaaattctggccaaTACGATAAGTCGATAAATTGGCGATATTAgaattctatactattttgtctaaatagaTTTAAAATACAACACAAAGAAACTCAAATGAATCAATTTAAATGCTGCAAATGGATAGTCTTTAAAACAGTACAGTATAACATTTAGATTAGCTAAAGATTAcaaattatttgtgttttttcgaTATTAACTTCATGAGTGTTAGACAATCTAAATCTAAAAAAGTTGGTTATTATACGAtattacagattttttatttatttatcagtatCGGTTGATATCggacaattaaatatccaatatccaccaatattgatatatattaaaaaaaaaaatctgtaatattgTATGATAACCAATATGGTGctaataattctgtcattatataCTTACCTCATTCTAAAATCTCATGCTGGTATTTTTTCAGTGGAAAacaaaagtagatatttttgaagattTGTTTCATAGAACTTGTCATTTTGGTGTCAAATATTAAAGCAAAATAGATGCAAACTTTGTCAGAGTTATGGTGTATTTTAAAGCTTGTGAATTTGTACTTTTGTGCTACACTGGACAAAGATAACAGCAAATGGGATTGAAATGAGAATGAGTGAGTAAATAGTGGCAGAATTTAGATTTTCTGGTAAAGTTTCATTTTAAGATTCTATCACAGGGAGGCAAAGCGAGGTGATTAAGTAATAGAGCAGCCCTTAGGCATGGCAGATCTATTGATTTTCCTCTTCTCTTCTAACTCTATGACACAATGCCATTTGGATATGACAGATGAAAGTTTTTGTGTCTATAGGGaagttattcattttattattgtcaTAGGAACCATTAAATGAATCTCCTAGAAGGCCAATTTGGGCTTCTTACCATCTGCCTTGACGCTGTTAGCATTTAAACGTGCCGACTCGGAATGTAAACCATTTCTGATTTATTTAATGACTGGAGTTCATGCAGagtaatttatttgattagtaTGATTAAGTTTTAAAGGTTGCTAGGTAAAATATGCACTTACatcattcttttttatttatttatttctgtcttaaaggcccactgaagtgtcttggaacacgcagcattattcaatgtgttgatgtaatttcaactgaaacaggaagacagagcgggatatatcgaacagccccgcccctttttaaaatagccagtagcgttttgtttatatcacagctcagtCAGAGCCGCTAAACTCGGTAAAACTGCAATTTCTTCCTAATGTCTAactgtttctcctcctaatctcctctatatcactttaaaatatagcattctgtgcagaattcaaatggatccgatacgttttgtggtctgcggCGACTCGTGCATGTGATCaactctgtgctctcgtgtctctggaccggagcaaaTTGTGCTAGCGCTGCGGCGGTTCAAGTGACACTAACtcgaaaacggacttcattcgcaacaatggaaagcatatttacattgtctgaatcgttccctatcctctatatagtgcactatgtgccattcaccatgtataAACTAGtcaatgtgtgaacaaatgactgaTTTCAGCCGCAACTTCAGcatctgtttatagtgtaggagggggcgggacttcagattctagagagcatttgattggaaagaagatttgatgagaagctgaagggcgcggtgatgtcatgaaaatctgtgatccattttagcggaagtgagagactgtaagttttgaatgcttatatctcctaaattcaaattttgtcattgttttggaacacaccagcttattcataacctaacatattaatactaaaagctaaagaacttacattttgatttcagggggactttaaagacTTTCTGGCAAAGCACAAAAATGTGACGTTTGCTGTGTACACTAACTTGTGACAATGCTTAACGTCTAATGGACCTGACTGCGATGCAGATGCATTTCTACAAAGCACTGAGAAAGCATTAAATCTCACAGGTCACTCCAGATGTTAACATCATCAAAAATCAGATAAAAAGGCAAAGTAACTTAAAAAACTACAGAGAACTGatggaaaatgaaaatcaatttTCTGTGGCCAAAAGCTGAGACAGTCCTTGTAGCTTTTAgacttcaagaaaaaaaatggaaaatggctttttatgctttttaaaaaggggtaccatttttgaaaaacatgtTATGAAGCTCAATTCATGCCTGGATCAATACCATAATATGGATAAAAAGTTTCTCTCATCAGAAGCTGAAGGGGTGTTAGAGCAAAATCCTTTTATGCTCTGTCtaaaatcataaatatgacGAGAATTTTACTTTTCTCTGAGCTCCACTTATAATTTTTTGCTGAGTTAACTTCTACATAAACAGAATACAACTGATTCCAAACAAAAATTTAATCTATTTAGCTGTAGAAAACCAGATAACTATTTGTCATTCTGgcaaaaataattaatactgACCAGTTTATTAACTTTACTAACCCATCCTTTTctattgtgtactgtatgtgtacAAAGGGTTTACTCACAGCAACATAAAGAGCTGCATAAACACTGATGGCCGCCTCTTTGGATGGAAAGGATTTGCGAGCACGCAAGACATCATCCTCATTGCCTGTGCAGGCTTCTTGTTGGTTGATGAAGCGCACCACCTGTTGGCACCCCAGTGCTGTGTAGTTGGGTTTGCACACCGTCAGGAAGTATGGAGACAGATTTCCTGTTACCACCTGCCCGGCATTTACAAAGATGTCTGTGGCAAAGAGGCCAAAAGCGTACACACCTGGAGGAACACAAAGACTGTTTTATCCAGAGGCAAATCAAGGATTTCAGTCTTACGTAAGGAATTTACACTACCGttcgaaagtttggggtcgataagattttataatgtttatgaaagaagtcttttatgctcatcaaggctgcattcatttgatcaaatataaaataaaaagtaaaatattatttatgtttgaaatacctgttttgtattttaatatataatttattcctgtaatggcaaagctgaattttcagcatcattactgcagtcttcagtgtcacatgatccttcagaaatcattctaatatgctgatttgctgctcaagaaacgtttattattattatcaatgttaaaaacagttgtgctgcttaatatttttgtggaaaccatgatacatttttttttttaggattctttgatgaatagaaaggtcaaaagaacagcatttatttgaaataaaaatattttataacactataaatgtctttactgtcacttttgatcatttaatgcatcctttctgaataaaagtattaatttcttaaaaaaaaaaaaaatgttctgaccccaaacttttgaacagaagtgtGAATACGGGTCAGGGGGATGATTAATTACACATTATTAATCACACTAAATGAACATGTTAAATAGACAGCCCCAATATAAATACCTCACAAAAGCAATGACAATGACTTCTGTTGTTTGCCTGTAATGCCTCCTAAACAAATCCTGAAAAGCTCAATGATGCCAAACTGTAATCACATCATGGAAAACGACAGCCCATTCAGCGCTGGGTGAGTCTACAGCTTTTTTACAAACCAGAATATTGGGCATGAATGCAGAGGCATGGGACTCAAATCTTAATGTAAGCGTGGGCAGCTTTGTCACATTGAATGTTGTCTATGAGCAAAGCTTGGAGAAGCAGCAGACTGAAACTAGTTTACAATGAGTGCTACTGCTGTCAGTTTACTCACAGCTCCTCCGTCTGCCCCCACATTAACGTGCTTATTCATTATGCTCCAGAGGACTCCATTTTTAACCAGAAACCTAAAGTGGCACAGCACTGAATTTCAGCTGAGATGTTCTTACAACAAAATTCAAGCGTAATCATATGGTTCGTAAAACCACATGATTGCACACTTAGATGAGAAGCGAGAGGAGCAACAGACAAGCCTGTAAATTTACTGTACTGGAAACAGAAACTATAATGCAGAAACTATAATGCACATATAAGTAGggacataaatgtaaaatatatttgcttaattttgtaagattatatgaatataatgaagatactaaattaaatatattgtgGAGGAGGGTATGCTTCCCTTTTAGTGTTTGCTGGAGTTATGGGAGATAATATCTAGTCTGGTGTGATTTCATGATTTCAGGGAAAGGAACATCCCATAGTTTTCCCCTTCAACTCCTCTTGCAGaagaaatattataaataatttaagagAATGCTTTGTCATGTACCATGAGCGTCTGCCCCGCACGAGAAACTTTCAAGTACTGTATGTGTGCCTGACATCTCGATTTGCCTTTTCTTTTGCTGTAGGCGCGAATGCAAAAGTCTAAATCTACATTTGTCCTAATTAGTGCCGCTCCAGCTTGTGAAGACATACCAAGAAAGCGAAATGTCCTTCTGACCAGAGGGTTGAGGTAACAACAGTCGCCCATCACAATGATCTTCTCTCGGTTGTCTAGATCCTCAGAGACATACTGCAGCAAGAAGAGCACGGATTCTGTCACTGTAATCTGCAGATAAAACCAAAAATCAAACAAGGCTTTTAATGGCACATTTCGTTTgtagactctctctctctcttctctcttttttgctTTTTCCTTGATCTTTACTTAGATCTAAGATGTAAATGAAGCTAAAATCTAATTCTCGGCTTGAAGGCAAAATCAAGAAAACAGGCTGTATTTCGGCTATTTGTAACACTGGAAGAAGCATAAAGACCAATTCATGAACACAATAGAAATGATTAGAGGTCTGATTTCCTGCTGGCCAGATGCCAGTTCCCAGCAAGGTCTTGAACTTGATTTTGCCAAACTGGCAGGGAACACCAGGGTCAAAGGAagtatggaagaaaaaaaaacccctcacAATTAGTGCTGGAT is a window from the Ctenopharyngodon idella isolate HZGC_01 chromosome 15, HZGC01, whole genome shotgun sequence genome containing:
- the LOC127496205 gene encoding phospholipid phosphatase-related protein type 5-like codes for the protein MLYFQLVIMAGTVMLAYYFEYTDTFNVHIQGFFCHDNAYTKPYLGPEESGAIPPAILYAVVAGVPALVITVTESVLFLLQYVSEDLDNREKIIVMGDCCYLNPLVRRTFRFLGVYAFGLFATDIFVNAGQVVTGNLSPYFLTVCKPNYTALGCQQVVRFINQQEACTGNEDDVLRARKSFPSKEAAISVYAALYVAMYITCSVKAKGTRLAKPVLSLGLMCLAFLTGINRVVEYRNHWSDVIAGFIIGGAIAVFMVVCVVKNFKGKPLLDEIPPEESVSSGPMITQPRMEHTMEKYIASQNPITYAEIT